A region of the Drosophila subpulchrella strain 33 F10 #4 breed RU33 chromosome 3L, RU_Dsub_v1.1 Primary Assembly, whole genome shotgun sequence genome:
CTGATTATCCCAAAGTGTCTCCATCCTCATCTTCCTGGCTTTCAATTAATTTCCCAGGAGTAATCGGACACCGCTCCTTAATCACCTTATCGTTTATTTCGCATGCAAGCCAACAagtcattataaaattaactCAGCCAACAATTTGCAAAACTGTCACCGGTTAATGCGCACTGTTTAGCTAATGTATTTGAAACCTGACAACGCCATGCGAAATTCTAATTTGAAAGCATTTCTAGAACAGTGCATACAGAATTTTTATATATGTAGGTTGTTTATCAAAGTGAAGCCTCTGGTGACGTGTCAAACATATAAATTAAGCTGCTGTTTATATTTCACCACAAAGTCGTTTAGATATTACTCAGGTGCGATTACGATTTGGGGTAATAGTAACGAAgtctttaattgtttttggaaTTAGTTGGCTCTTAACTTTATCAAATCTTAGTTCTTAGAAGTCGAATGAGTAAAAGGGGGCAGCTTTACTCAGTATAGTATTAAATTATCTACAGTCGTGGAGttgaaaaattaataaaatgtcTATATTATCATTTTGATGCTTATATTAAAGTCACCTGATTGTGAGCTTCccttatacatttttaattttaggcGACTTCTATATACATTCCGAAAGCTTTCTGCTCTTGTTGGTTCCTTTTTTGCTCGTTTCAATCAGAACGGTTTGCACTTTGAGACAAGAATATGGGGCCACTTCAGGGGGCAGATACGAAAAGTGAAGCAAACCGGGAATGGCAAACCAACAAGTCAATCTGGTTCCTATCAAAGCCTCCTTGCCTTTGTGGTTGTATATCTCAAAGCGAAGAGCACACTGATAAGAGAACCTCGCCCGATCTagaaaataaatgcaaaatacaCAGTCCACAGGaaagtttttaattgcaaCTTGTCGGAGATGCCAATGACACAAAGAAGGCAGACAGCACCTTAATGAGGTAGCATTATGAGATCAGTGCATCTGATAAAGGGTGGTACAGATGACATTGTCTTCTAGATATCATTTATCAAAAAACAGTCATTTAAGGGGGGTAAGGAACAGAGAATAGGAAAGCTGTACTAAAAGTGTATAATTCTCTATATTTTGAagaatttacattttttcggATTTTGAAAGTTCGAATTTTAAGTACGCAAAAGTTTAATTActgttaaatattaatattaatatgatatacaaatgaaaaataaatacaaacaGAAATGGATAAACAGGAAAAGATTTAGTAAACTTAAAAAGGTATTTAATATACTTATTATTTAATTGGAATGGAtttcctattattttcctaTACCTCGCCAAATGTATGACCTTCCGCAATGCTTTAAGTTGCAATGTTCCTTGGAATATTTTCCCTGCAATCGGAATTTCTTggataataattaaaattgattGCAAGATTCTCAAAGAACAAAGAACCTAGTTGCCATGATTATTCACCGAAACAAAGGCAAACATTTAATTGCCTGACAGAATGCAGTTTTCACAGTTTCGTCATAGAAGGTCAAAATCGACTAAAACAACACGAACCAACCAACTGTGGAGCTCTCTTTTCTGGGTCATTTCGAAACATATTCTCACATACAAGTCGGTACTGACCGGGCGTTTCAGCTCAGTTGCATAACCAAATCGGAGAAAGAAAATTTGCGTTGACTAATGGCTGGCGATCGCATTTTCCTAGGCGGTCTAGCCTTTTCGAACTGAACCCAAAACGGGTTTAGGCCGGGTTCGTTGTCACTTGATCGTCGAAGCCCAATGCAACCAGTTTATGCAACATTGAGCCGGTCGCCGCAAAGTCCATTGACTCCCAGCGAATTTTCCAACCTCAAGTCGGCGCAATCAACTATTCGCGGTCCTCGAAAAGttcatataatatatatataacaaatattggtaattgtttgttttattCGATAATAAAGTAATTGGCTTCATGACTCAATGCACAAAATGCACTTAATATCAGGGATGCGAGATATATGTACTAGTTTTCGAAAGGTAAATTGTACCCTGAATGACGTATCTTTCAATAGTTCCTAAATGAATGGCACggttaatattattaatttaccTTAGTATAAAAACGTACCATATATATTACTTCTTGGAAATCTAAAACTATCGGAAATACAGAATGAATGGTATTTTTGTTACCTTCCCAAGTTCGCGCCCAAAAATGTTTACACATCTAATAAATCTAATCTATTTGGGCCAACTACTTAGCTGTTTTTATGCTTATCAGTTGACAAACAGCTATGTATgctgaatattttttttcatttatcgATTTATGAGGGGAAAACCATTGGGAAATTTGCTGAGTAATAAATGCTGTAATTAAAAGTAATTTCTATAAGTGGAGGGCGTTAAAAAAGGGTGTGTTTACTATTGATTTGTTCACGATTGCCCTATATTTTTCATTCCATGTAATCCatgatatatttttgaaattattgCACCTGAATGTAGAAAGTTCCATAATAATAAATGTGACAAATCAATATAACTCGGCATAAATTTATAAGACAGcataaacacattttaattccacaaaatttttaagaatataaagtaacacttttaaaaatgtaaaaaaattgattatgAACTTTTATGTTAATAATTACTTTTGATTTTCACGATTTTTTGCACAATATAAATTAACAAgtttaaaaatgtacaaaaataggtttcatacatttttgagTATAACAGAATACTTAGTTTCAGAGTGTGAAAAATACAAACATGAacaatatttgtttaaaaatttaagaagGCACGATTTTTCAATTGTAATTGCCCATTTAGTCTGTGTGTTCAACCAAAAGCGAAAGCAAATAAGTGATTGATTTTTTCATAATTGCcctaaatttatgatttcgtaTCATTtgttaatacatttttgaaatagTTACACCTGAAGAAAGTTCCATAATAACAAATATGCCAAAGCAATATAATTCGACAAAATTGTATAAgacaatatacatataaacattttcattcTACAAAATTTGCAGAATATAAAGTAACACgtttaaaaatgtacaaaaataggttttaaatatttttgttaatgtttactattgtttttatgtagaaagttccacaataaCAAATAAGCCGAAATATAATTCTACAAGATACTCAGAATATTAAGTAACAAGTTTTAAAATGTTCTCAAATGGgtttcaaacatttttgctTATAATAAAATACTAAATTTCAGAGTGTGCCAAGTACAAAGCGAacaatatttgtttaaaaatttgaGAAGGCAcgatttttcaattgaaataaCCCATTTAACCTGTGCTTTTAACCAAAAGCGAAAGCGAATAATTAACACGAAAGTGCAAACGAGCAATTTTGAATGAGTAAAATCGAATGCACAGTGCATTTGccaaatgaaaatggaagtGCTAAGTGAAAACGAAGgcggaaaatgaaaataaactGAAAGGCAAAGGTTAGCCAAGGTTAGAAAATAGGGAAACTAAACTAAACTTTGGATTGTGAAAAAGAAAACCCAAGAAATAAAGAACTGCCTAAACCAAACTTTGGATTAGGTGCAGAAAATACAAATCCAATTGGAAGTATTGCCACACTGATAAGGTTTATCAGTTGGGTCCGATAAGATTTGTGTAAATAAATAGAAGAGAGAGTAGGCGAGAAAAAGCGACCGCCTTGAACTTTGAACTGTGGCGAAACAGCTTTCAAATTTACGGGCCTTTGTTGCATTTCGCAATTTTAATTGTACTGAAAAGTACAGGCCCATAGCAATCGTTGCTTAATTTgccttgttttttgtttattttactttGAACAATGTTTCTCCCTTCtctttccttctttttttattttcctgcCGGCACGCACACACGCCCGCCCGCTCTCGCACACCAACACACTCACCGTTTGCGAGTTTTTGTAGTCGATTAACTGATTGGATGCCGCATCGCGTTCAGCCATTGTGCCTGGAATTTTTGATATCTTTGCTCGATAGGATAACCAGAATTTTGAAATGCTCGAACTGAACAAACGTTGATTTTGATTTGCTGTGACCTGCGCCGAGAATTCTGTCAAATAAAGCAGCTGCAGCGCAGttccatttgtttttatagccAGCCCCAACTTGTTGTTGATGCGCTGGGGGAAAAATGTGGCGTTAGTGAATTTTGTATTTTGGAACTAAAGGCTCCAGATTAGAGCGAGCTGGATCCGCGGTGAACTTAACACAAACAAAACGTAAGTGTCAGCAAACGTAAGCCACCGTAAGTGTCAAGTAAAAAAGGGAGATAGCCTcagcgtaagtgtcagtaaatAGGGAGATGCAAAATTCTGCGCTCTGCTCTCCGAAAGAGAGACACAGCCGAGAGTGGGGGAAAATGTGGCGTTGGTCGATTTTATAATTTGGTATATTTTAACAAgttaaaatggtattttttatCATACAGGGTGGTACAAATCTGCACTCCTTTTCAATGTTGCCAACATTTGCTGAGAAAAAAAGCTGTTTTCGGCGGGGCAAGGTTggtaaaaaagtttttttttgccaaataaagcttaaaaaaaaGCCCAAACAAATTTTGCTATTAtagaaaatacaaatatatgtatttttcgaaaaaaaaaactgaaaaaaagcGCTTCAGTTTTTTCCTTTAGCTTTCTATTAAAATGAGTacaaaataatgttttttttagtattaaggattatatattataatatatttaatatgtcATCTTCAACATCAACCGTATCATTCTTTTTATCCTTGTCATAGGCCTCTATTGTGCCTATAAGCTTCATAAATTCTAAGGGGTCTTGTAGTCTACGCAACATATTTGGTTCCTTCGCAACCTGTAATCAGACTAATCATATACACAATATTGAGTTAAGAATGGTAACATCTATTCTATTTCTcatttttgattttacaaTGTTTACTTGGCTAACCGCACGTTCTACTTCAGCGTGGCATGGCAAGGACAACATCTGAATACGAAGATAATTCAGAAAATCGTTCGATGCCCCCAGagtcattaaaaagttttactCTCGCTCAAAACTTTATTGTATCGTGCTCTCCCAttttaatagatgtatatTGACGCTGTATTTATTCTTCAACAGGAAACTCTTCCTAACAACAATGTAATGTTGTAACAATGTTGGATTTTTTTGGACATAAAATAAAGATGACACACTCGAAGACGATTAGGATTATGTCTGTGACATAATATCGATATTAAAAAAggtgatttaaaattaaaaagagcCAGAGTTCCCGCTTCCCGCTGTTCTAGTCAAGTAAAAAAAAGCTGATTTGGCAACACTGCTCCTTTTCGAGCTAAAAGGTATCGATACATCAGCCAAGTTCAATTACCATTCTTTTTTGAACTTGGCAGTTGTTTTTCGAAACATTTCCTAGCACTGAACATCTGAAAACTATTGCCAAAAATTCTTTCGAATACAAACAGTCATTGAAATGTAACCAtgttttatgttatttatttatacatatttattaaagTCTTCACAAAAAGGACAAAGAACAATTATTCTATAATTTCAATAAGGTCGATTCAATCTTACATACATGCATTACATAAACCTATAAACTAAGAAATGACTTATCCGCCCGTCGTGCCCTGCAAGTAAATGTCCATTGCCTCCTTGTTGAGGTGCCGAGTGGGTCGTCTTCGTGGGATTGGCTGGATGTGGGGAAGCCTCGTGCCATTGACGGCGTTCAGGCTAAGATTCGAATTGGGCGCGTAGTCGTCCTCGGATGCGTCGTGGGTGGCCAGGTCAGAACGTGGCCTTTGCGGAGGTGGCGCCATATCATCGTTCTTTTCCGAGCGTTGTCTCTTCTTGGCCGCCGCAGCACTGGTAGTGGGCATGTCGTCGGATGACTGGCTGGAGATATGATGGATTCCACCAGGCCAAACAGCACTTGTACGGGCAGAGGTCTCCATGACAGAACTTAGATTGGAGGGCAACATAGCCTTCCCCAGCGGCTCCGGCATTATGGAGCTGGGATCTGATGAGGAATCAGCCTGCTGACTGCTTACATCCGAAACAGTTTCCGCCATCTTCTGGAGCTTATGTTTTTTGGCATTGCTGACCTTCCGCATATAGAGTTTAAAGAGGGTGCTGTAGCAGTTCTTGCAAATAAGGGATTCGCTGTTGATGTCATTATTCAGGAGCCTGGCGAAGTTACGCAGCGTCTCATTGCTGATGGTTCGAAACGGGGACCTCAGCCGATGGCTGCCAAGTGCGCAGATCCTCGTCTCTGGCTGTGGTTTCTCGGCGTCGGGCGCCATCTGCAATGGATTACGACTGTATTTAACTTTCCTGCTCCTAAATCATCCATTTACCTTGctatttttgttttcaaacgcggaaaaaacttaaaacaaaaaagaaaacaagaaaTCTTCCCGCCACTGCAGTTACTATTACAATTAGTAGTACCGCGGCTTGTTTGGTAAAATATACCAAGCACACTGTACAGAAAATATACCAACGTTTTTTTTActtcttttttattattttatatactaTAGGAGTTTTTAGGGGTAATTCCATTTtgaaaaacataatttttaagACAATTACTTGAGAAATGTTTTAAGCGGCACttggaaaaattttcgttggtaatatatttttaaaaacataactttTAAGACACAACAACTCCAACGACATTACCCACTTCTTAAAAAAAGAACTACAAGATAAACAAACTAACATTCTTAGTTCAACATCTTACTGGTATCAACAAATTGCTAAATTATCAAACTCTCCCTTGAGGAGGAggcaacaaataataataaacagacTCAGACTAGGACACACAAACTTAACCAATGCCCACTACCTGGACACGgctaaaaacaatttgtgcCCATTGTGTAACAATTAATTGTGCGTTAACGCACGCATAAATGTCCAACAAATAATATGTTCTGGCCCCACCCTCTCCTCACAACGCTCTCAATTTTTCCACAACCTTGATCCCATCCTATCTATGGCTAACCCCAGAATCGACAACTTCAACATCATCTCAAACTTCCTgatcaaatcaaaaattatcaataaaatataatttaatttaaataaaaataaaatcaaaagtttattaaaagaacaaaataaaaaattaataaatttattttaaaaaaagcataaaaataaaacattgaAAATATCTAACCATGTAGAAAATAAGCTAGATTAATAGaccaaagaaaacaaaatgaaattatacTAAACCAGAAGAGCGAAGGCCTATAGCCTGCTATAGCTCATGCCCAttcttaagcctagtactcacatcgacgaaaaccgcgagctaaccataggagtgagcgagaggcaaacaggcggctaaaggttttcgtcgggtctgtttttcagcgtggtactcagatgagctaaggaaataccagaaaaaataccagatttcgggagtgaattttcgatgaacgccgttagccgcggcccaaagaataagaaatttaatctttggcggtgttcgtgcagaagcggtggggaattaaaaaattttaaatggaacaaaaaccccaaaaacggttaaaggaggtcagtgcagatgaaaaaggacgcctaatccaagctgttgcccattattgtgggatttgaccgacaggaagcaataccacaacaggggcaagtccgcagaatagttgaagtgctggaggagatccactagagaatcccagtgggaaggaacatgccgagtgggacttcgctctctacatggacatcctgccgggcgtgtcctggcaaagaaagtaagatctagccaaaataatttggttgcgttttactaatagaagtatcttttcAGCAAAACCACCAGTAACatgatctccgaagacctctccattaggactccgcacaccataaccaccagctacttggcagtttaagcggagctggaggacgcgctgcCTTCTACAGGGAGGAgcaaaatagggcgcccgctgggcgacttcctgcagcatcagcggatcaaccctgttcccaatccggctcccatttcctcaaggtccaatatgcctattgggactcggagctggactgcggtggagCGGGAAAGATgtcgaagcatccgtgggacgaaaaGGATGCTTTAAacaactaatttacataaataaaaacattcgttgaacattccatctatttttaatttaacttctttgtgtaccagcagactcctcctttttaagttTCTCCAATTGGTTTGTTTTCCGTatggcaacaaacccagctgcttgtcagtaagaccatgctacatgcattgcgggtgaactttgaaaacttcggtcacactacaaagaataagatttttcgactagtgaaactcttagccgatctgagtactaggctttagcatttaatttataattacttgttagcattatataaataaataaacttttaagACAATTACTTGAGGAATGTTTTAAGTGATATTTGTACCATTTTCAgtataattttaataacataCATTTTAAGACAATATAAACATTAATAAGAAATGTAAAATCTTgatttttcataatattttgtaCAATACACATACAAATGACAAAAGTGTCGGTTGTTACTTgacgtttatataaatttgtgtATATTAATTCTGAtttatattacaaattttttcaaacagttttatattaattttatacCAAGTTAGGTAAACGAGTATAAAATATACTGGaagtataataaatataccaACAAGTATGAAAAATACCAATGCCTGCAGAAACAGCTGTTGCCTTACAGCACTGCCCGTGCTGTTAAGCGCAAAATGTTAGACCAATTAAACCCAGGTTATTTTTTGTCATGTTCATTTCGTCTCCGTCTGATtttcgttttaaaaatatatataaacatatacacatgtttataaatataatgtaGTGCAacacatatatgtataatatagCTAAATACCAAGTGCAATCCCCCGAAAGATAACTTCAAATGGCAATCTAATTTACGTAAAGAAAAGAGACAAAAAAGAAACGGCGCGTGTGAAATTTTTTCAAGCAAGGAGAGAAGTTGgagcaacaaaaaaagaagagagaaaaaatacaacaacaacacacaAAGTAGGCCAACAACACTAGCAAGAAAAAAGCAAGcaagcggcagcagcaacaacaacggcgGGCGAAAGAAGCAAAAACCTTGTAATTGTGtcaataaatgttttaaattatatttcctTTGGGAAAGGCCAGTGTCTGTGTGTGATTggccgtgtgtgtgtgtgtgcgagacAAGtgaaattttctttgtttcccTGCGGGGGAGGAAAAAAAAGAGTCAAGAAATGAAGTTGCCttgaaacaacaaaaaacgctgccccaaaaaaattatatatgtaCATGCGGCTGTGTGAGTGTCTGACTCGATGTCTGCTTGTGTTTGTACgcctttgtgtgtgtgtgtggcaatGAACGTtgagcaacaacaataattttatttatttggaatttttgCTGCGCTGTTTCTGTTTGCTTGCTTTTATCTTTATAAATACCCAGCAAAAAAGTAAATGAGTTATGAAATAAAAGTCTCAAGTGGTTGTTTAGCAATGAAAATGTTTAGCCGAAAAAcgaaaagcaacaaaaacagcgGCTTTAAGGCTGCTGGACAGGTTTCCCAcggctaaaaaaaaatgtaaaatacaacaaaaaataaggagCAACACGACAGCGACGACgacgaagaagaagaagcagcagcaatGCGTGAAACGCGAAAGCAAAGTGAAATTcaagacaacaacaacaaacacaaAAGCGTAGCGGCTAACAGAAACCGTTATTCAACAATTTCTTgaataaaacaacaacagcaacaacaacaaaagcataCAAGTGAAAGAAGGCACAAAATACTGGTttacacaaaataaaaaaagataaagCAAAAGAAAGAAAGCAAAGAGAGAAAAAGTTGCTGCACGAGAAATTTTGTACGTGTATCGTCTCCCCATTTCTATCtctgcatgtgtgtgtgtgtgtgaagtAAAGTGAAAAGCAATGCTGCAAGGAATTACAACAGTCGGTTTACAATAAACATATAACAGTAAACGGGATTAAGGGCCACAACAGAAAGGAGAAACTAAAGCGAATTACTGGAACATCTCAAGGTGAGTAAAAGCCAAACGCATTTTCGGATGCGTTTTCCTAAAAGTGCGTGCTTTAATTAAGCTGTTGCTATGTCTTATTTCTTATTGGCTGTAAGTGCTGGCATAACCAAAAAACAAAGGCGTTAAATTGAGGGACGGAGAGGGATAGCATGCTGTTTCACATTTTTGGAAGCATGCGAAATGTCTACAGGTGGCTTATTTACAGTTACTTTCTTGATAACAGCTGCTGGGTCTTCTCATCTTTCTTTTTCCATTCTCCCTGCACAAAGCTCTTCTTAAAAGCTTCTCACGCTCGTCAAAGAATTTCGGCGTTTTACGTCTAATCGCCATCTAATTAACGGTAAAAGCCAGTGCTCAATGAAAACGATTATCTGAGATTGCTAGACGATTTTTTCCTTTTCATTCACTTGAAGATATAACTCAAAAAATTCAGTCACTCATTTTTATGTGTTCTTAAGAATACAAAATCAATAGTTATTAATAAAACTCAAACTGTTCAGATAGTCACAGATAGtcaatcaaaaatattttaatgataaataaaaaaagtataaggTTTTGGTTTACGAAtagttaattaattaaataaatactaaaGTTGTGCTGTTTTACCGTATAATGTTAAGTCGATGTTCTGCAGTTCATCCAACAATTTGTTGGCCAAAATGATGGTTTTGCAGAATTTGAGTTATAGAACATATTGTATTTTGAAATACAGAGGGTTAGCTATAAACTTTATTgccaattaaatatttatacatataaagAAGTCGGGTTTGAAAGGTTTCAAGTTATTACATAAATATTTCTCCAAGTTATAGAAgaaagcatttttaa
Encoded here:
- the LOC119553624 gene encoding uncharacterized protein LOC119553624, coding for MAPDAEKPQPETRICALGSHRLRSPFRTISNETLRNFARLLNNDINSESLICKNCYSTLFKLYMRKVSNAKKHKLQKMAETVSDVSSQQADSSSDPSSIMPEPLGKAMLPSNLSSVMETSARTSAVWPGGIHHISSQSSDDMPTTSAAAAKKRQRSEKNDDMAPPPQRPRSDLATHDASEDDYAPNSNLSLNAVNGTRLPHIQPIPRRRPTRHLNKEAMDIYLQGTTGG